The proteins below are encoded in one region of Nitrospira sp.:
- the cheB gene encoding chemotaxis protein CheB, with amino-acid sequence MSTTEQDTAAVVIGGSMGAVTVLGQLLPCLPAGYGVPVFVVVHVSVHRPPGLAELFRSTCAVSVKEAEDKEDIASGTVYVAPADYHLLVEKTGILSLSIDDPVSFARPAIDVLFESAADAYGDRLVAVILTGANRDGAEGVRAVHAAGGRVLVQSPTSAESPIMPESALAACPEAWAMSVSGIAESLVSYGVSRDATRRD; translated from the coding sequence GTGTCGACCACGGAACAGGATACGGCAGCGGTGGTGATCGGCGGCTCGATGGGGGCTGTGACGGTGCTGGGCCAACTCCTTCCCTGCCTTCCGGCCGGATACGGGGTGCCGGTGTTCGTCGTCGTGCACGTGTCCGTCCACCGGCCCCCCGGCCTGGCGGAACTGTTCCGCTCCACGTGCGCTGTCTCCGTCAAAGAGGCGGAGGATAAGGAAGACATTGCGTCAGGTACCGTCTATGTCGCTCCCGCCGACTATCATCTGCTCGTCGAAAAGACCGGGATCCTGTCATTATCCATTGACGATCCCGTCAGTTTTGCCCGGCCCGCCATCGACGTGTTGTTCGAGTCGGCAGCAGACGCCTATGGCGACCGGTTGGTGGCCGTCATCCTGACCGGGGCCAATCGCGACGGGGCCGAGGGGGTTCGCGCCGTCCATGCGGCCGGAGGTCGCGTGCTCGTCCAATCTCCGACTTCAGCGGAGTCACCTATCATGCCGGAGTCGGCCCTGGCCGCCTGCCCGGAAGCCTGGGCGATGTCGGTGTCAGGGATTGCGGAATCTCTCGTTTCGTACGGAGTGTCACGTGATGCCACTCGGCGCGATTAA
- the acpC gene encoding acyl carrier protein: MANPKHDSHGERNGSQTAEHTDEHDEIAHMLVESLDLDIAPEDIEPDAPLFGEGLGLDSIDLLEIALVVSKRYGVRLTSEDRAAFASLRALATHIMEHRIQ; encoded by the coding sequence ATGGCGAATCCGAAGCATGACTCGCACGGCGAGAGGAACGGCTCGCAGACCGCCGAACATACGGACGAACACGACGAAATCGCGCACATGCTGGTGGAATCGCTCGATCTGGATATTGCTCCTGAAGACATCGAGCCCGACGCCCCCCTGTTCGGAGAAGGGTTAGGCTTGGACTCGATCGATCTGCTGGAAATCGCGCTTGTGGTGTCCAAACGCTACGGTGTTCGTCTGACATCCGAAGATCGAGCCGCCTTCGCATCGCTTCGTGCACTGGCGACCCACATCATGGAGCATCGCATCCAATGA
- a CDS encoding AI-2E family transporter: MVDSGVEVPSEVGDSLSLDAKGVDAPRPGLTKLETLFHGPIDIRSVALTGLFVLACLYTLSVAQAVFIPIVAALILNTLLSPLVRAVGRFRCPEPISAFLVLGTLVGILAAGAYLLVDPASEWVAKAPSALQTVERKAADVKRSLKRMTQATAALEKMADFDKTGSSRQVEVKGPSIGVTVIQLTKEFLATVVTTLILVYFLLAGGDFFLEKLVKVLPTLSDKKRAVDIVRQIERSVSHYLSSVTLINTGVGLAVGVAMAALGMPNPVLWGTAAAFLHFVPYVGSLTGLVMITLVAALTFDELGWVVVTGVTYQAISAMEALVVTPMVLGRNLTLNPVVILMSLLFWGWLWGVPGALLAVPLLASLKIVFDHVEPLQPVGEFLGR; encoded by the coding sequence ATGGTTGACTCCGGAGTGGAGGTACCGAGCGAGGTGGGTGATTCACTGAGCCTGGATGCGAAGGGAGTCGATGCCCCTCGCCCGGGCCTCACCAAGCTCGAGACGCTCTTCCACGGTCCCATCGATATCCGTTCGGTCGCCCTCACGGGCTTGTTCGTGCTCGCCTGTCTGTATACCTTGTCCGTCGCGCAAGCGGTGTTCATTCCGATCGTCGCTGCGCTCATTTTGAATACATTGCTCAGCCCCTTGGTGCGGGCGGTGGGAAGGTTCCGTTGCCCGGAGCCGATCTCGGCCTTCCTGGTCCTGGGCACGCTGGTCGGGATTTTGGCGGCCGGAGCCTATCTCCTTGTCGATCCGGCAAGCGAGTGGGTCGCCAAAGCGCCGTCCGCCCTGCAAACGGTCGAACGCAAGGCGGCCGATGTCAAACGCTCCCTCAAGCGCATGACGCAGGCCACGGCCGCGCTCGAAAAGATGGCCGACTTCGACAAAACCGGCTCCTCGCGCCAGGTGGAGGTGAAGGGGCCGTCGATCGGCGTGACGGTCATCCAGCTGACCAAGGAATTTCTCGCCACCGTGGTCACGACCCTGATTCTGGTCTATTTCCTCCTGGCCGGCGGCGATTTCTTCCTGGAGAAGTTGGTCAAAGTCCTGCCGACGCTGTCGGACAAGAAGCGTGCGGTGGACATCGTTCGTCAAATTGAACGGAGTGTCTCGCACTACCTGTCGTCGGTGACACTGATCAATACGGGAGTCGGTCTTGCCGTCGGTGTCGCCATGGCCGCGTTGGGCATGCCGAATCCAGTTCTCTGGGGGACCGCCGCCGCGTTCCTGCACTTCGTCCCGTATGTCGGAAGCCTGACGGGATTGGTCATGATCACGTTGGTGGCCGCGTTGACGTTCGATGAGCTTGGCTGGGTCGTCGTGACGGGAGTCACGTATCAGGCGATTTCCGCCATGGAGGCCTTGGTCGTCACCCCGATGGTATTGGGTCGCAATCTGACGCTCAATCCCGTCGTCATCCTCATGAGCCTGCTGTTTTGGGGCTGGCTGTGGGGAGTGCCGGGAGCCTTGTTGGCCGTGCCCTTGCTGGCGTCGTTGAAAATCGTCTTCGACCACGTGGAACCGCTGCAACCGGTGGGGGAGTTTCTGGGGCGCTAA
- a CDS encoding polysaccharide deacetylase, whose amino-acid sequence MERHASPLIDLDSPPTLSPAPVRFLLTFDDGPHPNTPRVLNRLADNPIQRHIKALFFVQTRSLKGGGSWVGHLLLQREHREGHVLGLHTATTAGHVSHTRLGAIELNRSLADGIDDLAAVTGTQTEFVRPPYWRYNDTTVRCYRTYGLSMLLSEVKAYDGVNWGGHFIQRWNLRSQLRRIPARIATRRVSTIRGHVPIVIAFHDTNGHTAGHLTDYLTLLLEEAALAGLPVGKRPFYDDPTELRDAAYSCTAYPCMRRKDHHGESEA is encoded by the coding sequence ATGGAGCGACATGCGTCACCACTGATCGATCTCGACTCACCTCCGACCTTGTCGCCGGCCCCTGTCCGCTTTCTATTGACGTTCGATGACGGACCGCACCCCAACACCCCGCGAGTCCTGAATCGCCTGGCCGATAATCCCATCCAGCGGCACATCAAGGCGCTGTTCTTCGTTCAGACCCGATCGCTGAAGGGCGGAGGATCGTGGGTCGGGCACCTCTTACTGCAACGTGAGCACCGTGAGGGACATGTGTTGGGACTGCATACGGCGACCACCGCGGGCCATGTCAGTCACACTCGACTCGGCGCCATCGAGCTAAACCGCTCGCTCGCCGACGGGATTGACGACCTGGCGGCAGTGACCGGCACCCAAACGGAGTTCGTCCGCCCCCCCTATTGGCGGTACAACGACACGACGGTGCGTTGCTACCGAACATACGGCCTGTCCATGCTTCTGTCCGAGGTGAAGGCATACGACGGCGTCAACTGGGGAGGGCATTTCATCCAACGCTGGAACTTGCGGTCGCAACTTCGTCGGATCCCCGCACGAATCGCGACTCGCCGCGTGTCGACGATACGGGGTCACGTCCCGATCGTCATTGCATTTCACGATACCAACGGCCATACGGCCGGGCACCTCACCGACTATCTCACATTGTTGCTGGAAGAAGCGGCGCTTGCGGGGCTTCCAGTGGGCAAGCGCCCATTCTACGACGATCCAACGGAACTCCGGGATGCGGCATACTCGTGCACGGCGTACCCGTGCATGCGAAGGAAGGATCACCATGGCGAATCCGAAGCATGA
- a CDS encoding acyltransferase — MKPAWLRQSERGNRYLLRLFVWLTLRLGRPLTRPCLYPICLYFLAFSRDSGRVSRRFLAEAADLRPSWADVFRHYHTFASTIHDRVYLLAGRHDYFDIRVEGGAAVEEHLQHKRGCLLIGSHLGSFEVLRALGLFRRRVPLSVIMHEEATSNLNAVLHCLCPEVRDHIIAPGRPDTLLRVKECLDRGELVGMLGDRTFSEEKAIECPFLGRPTQFPEGPLLLAALLNVPVVLFFGLYRGGRRYDVHFEPFADAVVLPRPRRTEDLRPWVMRYVARLESYCRRYPNNWFNFYELPHSTAAGGGPPAPSAVRTG; from the coding sequence GTGAAGCCCGCTTGGCTCCGACAGTCCGAACGTGGAAACCGGTATCTCCTCCGTCTGTTCGTCTGGCTGACGCTCCGCCTCGGCCGTCCTCTCACGCGTCCGTGCCTCTATCCGATCTGTCTCTACTTCCTTGCCTTTTCCAGAGACAGCGGACGGGTTTCTCGACGGTTCCTTGCCGAGGCGGCGGATCTCCGGCCGTCGTGGGCGGACGTCTTTCGCCATTATCATACCTTCGCCTCTACGATTCACGATCGGGTCTATCTGCTTGCGGGTCGGCACGACTACTTCGATATCCGCGTCGAGGGAGGAGCCGCCGTCGAGGAACATCTCCAGCACAAGCGGGGCTGCCTGCTGATCGGTTCGCACCTGGGGAGTTTCGAGGTCCTTCGCGCGCTAGGACTGTTTCGGCGTCGCGTGCCTCTGAGCGTGATCATGCATGAGGAAGCCACCTCCAATCTCAACGCCGTCCTCCATTGCCTGTGCCCGGAAGTCCGAGATCACATCATCGCCCCGGGACGGCCGGACACCCTGCTGCGCGTCAAGGAATGCCTTGATCGTGGCGAGCTGGTCGGCATGCTGGGGGACCGGACTTTTTCAGAAGAGAAAGCGATCGAATGTCCGTTCCTCGGACGGCCGACGCAATTCCCGGAGGGGCCGCTGCTGCTGGCGGCTCTCCTGAACGTCCCGGTCGTATTGTTTTTCGGCCTCTATCGGGGAGGACGCCGGTATGATGTCCATTTCGAACCGTTCGCCGATGCGGTCGTCCTCCCTCGACCGCGACGAACCGAAGACTTGCGTCCCTGGGTCATGCGATACGTCGCCCGCTTGGAAAGCTACTGCCGACGATATCCGAACAATTGGTTTAATTTTTATGAATTGCCGCACAGCACGGCTGCTGGCGGGGGCCCTCCTGCTCCTTCTGCAGTTCGAACGGGCTAG
- a CDS encoding AMP-ligase, producing the protein MRLAGLSTTHTAERGGSSRTSARSAPLLIEYPLLAHRDPDAAAAVTQDGVVVSAADFLAAAWTLLARLPRSPYVVNVCEDRFRFTVGLAAALLGGQVSLLPNCRAPESLRQLGRRYEGAYLLTDHPIADAGMPHVQWPLSPASWLRCVNIPWFPSTQTAVIVFTSGSTGEPVAHPKTWGSLVQGAQAFSRHFDLTRRSGPVVVGTVPPQHMFGLESTVMLPLQMGWAFHSKRPTLPEDLRVDCSRLPNPIWLMTTPTHLDACEVQLAALPNVEGVVSATMPLDPTLAGRLERSLGVPVYEVYGCTEGGMLAGRRPAWSRRWTLCESLRLQRDDDAVHVSGGHVGASVRLVDRITLHNERQFTLHGREGDLVKVAGKRTSLTLLNRILTSIPGVIDGAFFRGRPSKSGLIRLSAIVVAPGVTKRDILLALRRNIDPVFLPRPLHLVAELPRNEIGKLPKGQLAAFTSAKPVDRSLRVQP; encoded by the coding sequence ATGAGATTGGCCGGCCTCTCAACAACCCACACCGCCGAGAGGGGCGGCTCGTCGAGGACCTCGGCGCGGTCCGCACCACTCCTTATTGAATACCCCCTGCTCGCACATCGCGATCCCGATGCGGCTGCCGCAGTCACTCAGGACGGCGTCGTCGTGTCGGCCGCCGACTTTTTGGCCGCGGCTTGGACCCTCCTCGCCCGCCTCCCCAGAAGTCCGTATGTCGTCAACGTCTGCGAAGACCGCTTCCGATTCACGGTCGGGCTCGCGGCCGCGCTCTTGGGTGGACAGGTCAGCCTCCTGCCGAACTGTCGTGCACCGGAGTCCTTGCGACAGCTGGGACGCCGGTATGAAGGAGCATATCTGCTCACCGATCACCCGATCGCCGACGCAGGCATGCCGCACGTACAGTGGCCGCTGAGTCCCGCCTCTTGGTTGCGCTGCGTCAACATTCCATGGTTCCCGTCCACCCAGACGGCCGTCATCGTGTTTACGTCCGGCAGCACCGGTGAACCCGTGGCCCATCCCAAGACGTGGGGATCGTTGGTCCAGGGGGCGCAGGCCTTTTCCCGCCACTTCGACCTCACCAGACGATCCGGGCCGGTTGTCGTCGGGACGGTACCCCCGCAGCATATGTTCGGGCTCGAATCGACGGTCATGCTGCCGCTCCAAATGGGATGGGCCTTCCATTCCAAACGCCCGACGCTCCCTGAGGACCTTCGGGTTGATTGCAGCCGTCTTCCGAACCCAATCTGGCTCATGACGACCCCGACGCATCTTGATGCCTGCGAGGTGCAACTCGCTGCGCTGCCCAACGTGGAGGGTGTCGTGTCCGCCACCATGCCGCTGGATCCTACACTGGCGGGGAGGTTGGAACGGAGCCTGGGCGTACCGGTGTACGAGGTGTATGGATGCACGGAAGGAGGGATGCTCGCCGGACGACGGCCGGCTTGGTCTCGACGCTGGACTCTGTGCGAGAGTCTTCGGTTGCAGCGGGACGACGACGCCGTCCATGTCTCGGGAGGGCATGTAGGGGCGTCCGTTCGATTGGTCGATCGCATCACACTGCACAACGAGCGCCAGTTCACTCTGCACGGCCGGGAGGGCGATCTCGTGAAAGTGGCCGGCAAGCGAACCTCGCTAACTCTCTTGAATAGGATTCTGACTAGTATTCCTGGTGTCATCGACGGAGCGTTCTTCCGGGGTCGCCCATCCAAGTCAGGGCTGATTCGGCTCAGCGCGATCGTGGTGGCGCCGGGCGTGACCAAGCGCGACATTCTGCTCGCATTGCGGCGCAATATCGATCCGGTCTTCCTTCCCAGGCCGCTGCACCTCGTGGCCGAACTTCCCCGGAACGAGATCGGCAAGTTGCCGAAGGGCCAGCTGGCCGCCTTTACGAGCGCCAAACCGGTCGACCGGAGTCTCCGTGTCCAGCCGTGA
- a CDS encoding two-component system sensor histidine kinase/response regulator codes for MTRFERTPAPAVHGAIVVSMLGVFLADLNAPLGIAVWVFYFLPVVLSYFGWRPGVPLAVAASTGVLTILGGFLSPPSAYATEVWLNRGFGLGTTAALGLLGLQFITNKLAVRRQEWLQTGHTQVSVTMAGDPQLPELGERVLSCLVPYVEAQAGAIYIEEDGIFRRAATHGISPGASVPDHLAGDDGVAGCAIRDKRVVVLEDVPDGYFTVGSTLGRHRPRHLLVAPLAVDGRVNGVVELGYFHAVDESDLELMARVSESIAVAIRTGQYRARLQVLLEETQRQAEELEVQSEELRVSNEELEEGSRALQESHARLEQQQAELEAVNAQLEEQAQILETQKDDVTRAKAEVDRYAADLRQASQYKSEFLANMSHELRTPLNASLILSRLLADNQEGNLTVEQVKQARTIESAGHDLLALINDVLDLAKVETGHLDVQPQTLELSRLVQQLDETFRVLATQKGLELNVVVSPGAPPAIETDPQRLSQVLKNLLSNAIKFTERGEVRLSVSRATGSRLAFAVQDTGIGIPEDQYQAVFEPFRQADGTVNRKYGGTGLGLSISRELVRLLGGQIDLVSAVGHGSTFTVLLPEAYSPDLVPQYEAGQTVLGSSFPAHQDMDSTPRSTPSVPPSSRIVDDRAHLSGDRRVILIVEDDESFAGILRDLAHELRFHALVATRSDEALILAAQYKPSAVLLDVGLPDHSGLSVLDRLKMDARTRHIPIHIVSCHDYSNMALALGAVGYLQKPVRREQLMEAFENFETRLTQRMRRVLIVEDDAMQRDSIAQLLATSDVETIGAASAAECLERLQANTFDCMVLDLSLPDASGLALLDRLSQEDRYPFPPVIVYTGRELTPDEEQALRKYSKSIIIKGAKSPERLLEEVTLFLHQVVSDLPPRQQAMLEKARSRNAVLEGRHVLIVEDDVRNIFAVTSVLEPHGVVVRIARNGREAVEMVERAERSDAPAIDLVLMDVMMPEMDGLTAIREIRKRRLGRKLPIITLTAKAMRHDQEEALAAGANDYLAKPLDVDKLLSLVRVWMPR; via the coding sequence ATGACGCGATTCGAACGTACGCCGGCACCCGCCGTTCATGGGGCCATCGTCGTGTCCATGCTCGGCGTGTTCCTTGCGGACCTGAACGCTCCGCTCGGGATCGCCGTCTGGGTCTTCTATTTCCTGCCCGTCGTGCTCTCCTACTTCGGATGGCGGCCCGGGGTTCCCCTGGCCGTGGCGGCGAGCACGGGGGTCCTGACCATTCTCGGCGGATTTTTGAGCCCGCCTTCCGCCTACGCCACGGAAGTCTGGCTCAATCGAGGGTTCGGGCTTGGGACGACGGCGGCACTCGGTCTGCTCGGCCTTCAATTCATTACCAACAAGCTTGCGGTGCGCCGGCAGGAATGGCTGCAAACCGGGCACACGCAGGTCAGCGTGACCATGGCTGGAGACCCGCAACTCCCGGAACTGGGTGAACGGGTGCTGAGCTGCTTGGTTCCGTACGTCGAGGCACAGGCGGGTGCCATCTATATTGAGGAGGACGGGATCTTCCGGCGAGCGGCGACCCACGGGATATCCCCCGGCGCCTCGGTGCCGGACCACCTGGCAGGCGATGATGGGGTGGCCGGATGCGCCATCCGGGACAAGCGGGTCGTGGTCTTGGAAGACGTGCCGGACGGATATTTTACGGTTGGGTCGACCCTCGGCCGCCATCGACCGCGTCACCTCCTCGTTGCACCGCTGGCGGTGGATGGACGTGTCAACGGAGTGGTGGAGTTGGGCTATTTTCATGCGGTAGACGAAAGCGACCTCGAGTTGATGGCCAGAGTCTCCGAATCCATCGCCGTGGCGATCCGAACGGGACAGTATCGTGCACGCCTTCAAGTGCTCCTCGAGGAGACACAGCGTCAGGCCGAGGAGTTGGAAGTTCAGTCCGAAGAGTTGCGGGTTTCGAACGAGGAACTTGAGGAGGGAAGCCGGGCCTTGCAGGAGTCCCATGCGCGGCTCGAGCAACAACAGGCCGAACTCGAGGCGGTGAACGCGCAATTGGAAGAGCAAGCACAAATCCTCGAAACTCAGAAGGACGACGTGACACGCGCCAAGGCCGAGGTCGACAGGTATGCGGCGGATCTGAGGCAGGCCAGCCAGTACAAATCGGAATTTCTGGCCAACATGTCGCATGAGTTGCGAACACCGCTCAACGCGTCGCTCATCCTGTCCCGGCTCCTGGCGGACAATCAGGAGGGAAACCTGACGGTCGAACAAGTGAAGCAGGCCCGCACGATCGAATCGGCCGGGCATGATCTCCTGGCGCTGATCAACGACGTGTTGGATCTCGCGAAGGTGGAGACCGGTCATTTGGACGTGCAGCCCCAGACACTGGAACTCTCGCGGCTCGTCCAACAGCTCGACGAAACGTTTAGGGTCTTGGCGACCCAAAAAGGACTCGAGTTGAATGTGGTCGTCTCGCCCGGTGCGCCGCCGGCGATCGAGACGGATCCCCAACGTCTCAGCCAGGTGTTGAAGAATTTGCTCTCCAACGCAATCAAGTTCACCGAACGGGGCGAGGTCCGTCTCTCCGTGTCACGCGCGACCGGTTCGCGGCTGGCGTTCGCGGTGCAGGACACCGGGATCGGCATTCCCGAGGACCAATACCAGGCGGTCTTCGAGCCATTCAGGCAAGCAGACGGAACGGTGAACCGCAAGTATGGCGGCACCGGTCTCGGGCTCTCGATTTCCCGGGAGTTGGTCCGGTTGCTCGGAGGGCAGATCGACCTGGTCAGCGCCGTGGGACACGGCAGCACGTTTACGGTGCTGCTCCCGGAAGCCTACAGCCCCGATTTGGTTCCTCAGTATGAAGCGGGACAGACCGTGCTGGGATCCTCCTTCCCCGCACATCAGGACATGGATTCAACACCACGGTCGACCCCCTCCGTGCCGCCGTCATCGCGGATCGTGGATGATCGCGCCCATCTCTCCGGCGACCGGCGTGTCATTCTGATCGTGGAAGACGATGAATCCTTCGCCGGTATCTTGCGGGACCTAGCGCATGAGTTGAGATTCCACGCCCTCGTGGCCACCCGATCCGATGAAGCGTTGATATTGGCGGCGCAGTACAAGCCGAGCGCCGTGCTCCTGGACGTCGGTTTGCCGGACCATTCGGGCCTCTCCGTGCTCGATCGATTGAAAATGGATGCCCGCACCAGACACATCCCGATTCATATCGTGTCCTGCCACGATTACTCCAACATGGCCCTCGCGCTCGGAGCCGTGGGATATCTTCAGAAACCCGTTCGGCGCGAGCAGCTGATGGAAGCGTTCGAGAATTTCGAAACCCGGCTCACTCAACGGATGCGACGTGTCCTCATCGTCGAGGACGATGCCATGCAGCGGGACAGCATCGCGCAACTGCTCGCCACGAGCGACGTCGAGACGATCGGTGCGGCCAGCGCCGCGGAGTGTCTGGAGCGTTTGCAGGCGAACACCTTCGACTGCATGGTGCTGGATCTGAGCCTGCCCGATGCGTCCGGTCTGGCGCTGCTGGACCGGTTGAGCCAGGAAGACCGCTATCCGTTCCCGCCGGTCATCGTCTATACGGGCCGCGAATTGACGCCGGACGAGGAGCAGGCTTTGCGGAAATATTCCAAATCCATCATCATCAAGGGAGCCAAGTCGCCGGAACGCCTCTTAGAGGAGGTCACGCTGTTTTTGCATCAGGTCGTCTCCGACCTTCCGCCCAGGCAGCAAGCTATGCTGGAGAAGGCGCGCAGCCGCAATGCCGTCCTCGAAGGTCGTCACGTCTTGATCGTCGAAGACGACGTGCGGAATATTTTTGCCGTGACCAGCGTGCTCGAACCCCACGGTGTCGTGGTGCGGATCGCCAGAAACGGCCGGGAGGCCGTGGAGATGGTCGAGCGTGCTGAACGATCGGATGCGCCGGCCATCGATCTCGTGCTGATGGACGTAATGATGCCGGAAATGGACGGGCTGACGGCCATTCGCGAAATTCGGAAGCGACGGCTCGGACGGAAATTGCCCATTATCACCTTGACGGCGAAAGCCATGCGGCACGATCAGGAAGAGGCGCTGGCGGCGGGCGCCAACGATTATTTGGCGAAGCCGCTCGACGTCGACAAGCTGCTCTCGCTCGTGCGGGTCTGGATGCCTCGATGA
- a CDS encoding chemotaxis protein CheR, with the protein MIAVKADSVDDIELKLLLEALYQTYHYDFREYAMASIKRRLSQARERFGCRSYSMLQDRLLRDATLLPRLLDYLTVQVSDMFRDPGYFGALRQQVVPYLKTYPFVKVWVAGCSTGEELYSLAILFREEGLEDRTMFYATDINAESLRRAEMGIYDLSRIAQFTVNHRESGAPCSFSTYYTAGNHAAILDKTLRRHTVFSDHSLVSDAVFAEVHLVSCRNVLIYFDRPLQDRAIALFREALVRRGFLGLGAKETMRFSRHAPSFAEFLPGARLYQKCADA; encoded by the coding sequence ATGATCGCCGTGAAGGCCGACTCGGTCGACGACATCGAGCTCAAGCTGTTGCTGGAGGCCCTGTACCAGACCTATCACTATGATTTTCGCGAGTACGCCATGGCTTCCATCAAGCGGCGGTTATCTCAAGCGCGGGAACGTTTCGGCTGCCGGAGCTACTCGATGTTACAGGATCGGCTGCTCCGCGACGCGACCCTCCTTCCTCGCTTGTTGGACTATCTGACGGTGCAGGTGAGCGATATGTTCCGCGATCCCGGCTATTTTGGCGCACTTCGACAACAGGTCGTGCCGTATCTCAAGACCTATCCCTTCGTCAAAGTGTGGGTAGCGGGCTGCAGCACGGGGGAGGAACTCTACTCGCTCGCGATTCTGTTCCGAGAAGAGGGACTCGAAGACCGCACCATGTTCTATGCCACGGACATCAATGCCGAATCCCTGCGCCGGGCGGAGATGGGGATTTATGACCTGAGCCGGATCGCCCAATTTACGGTCAACCATCGCGAATCGGGCGCGCCATGCTCCTTTTCGACGTACTATACCGCCGGAAATCATGCGGCGATTCTCGACAAGACGCTGCGCCGGCATACCGTCTTTTCCGATCATAGCTTGGTCTCGGATGCCGTCTTTGCGGAGGTGCATCTCGTCTCCTGCCGAAACGTGCTGATTTATTTCGACCGGCCGCTGCAGGATCGGGCGATCGCCCTGTTTCGAGAGGCCTTGGTCCGCAGAGGATTCCTTGGGCTGGGCGCCAAGGAAACCATGCGGTTCAGCCGCCACGCACCGTCCTTTGCCGAGTTTCTGCCAGGAGCTCGTCTCTATCAAAAATGCGCAGACGCATGA